A stretch of Nocardia fluminea DNA encodes these proteins:
- a CDS encoding helix-turn-helix transcriptional regulator — translation LDGLPLDEVTSWIAAATPRSIIVAAQRNSEVRPPIRSSHEVVTRALRFAVESVGGPPSLGDLAAAVTMSPSRLSHLFAEHMGLPYATWRRWTRLQLAVGTVRAGGTLTEAAHAAGFTDSAHLTNTCRDLFGITPTEALIASGWRPPPGA, via the coding sequence CTGGACGGACTACCGCTCGACGAGGTGACGAGCTGGATCGCTGCTGCCACGCCTCGCAGCATTATTGTTGCGGCACAAAGGAATTCGGAGGTTCGTCCGCCGATTCGATCCTCGCACGAGGTGGTGACCCGAGCCTTGCGTTTCGCGGTGGAGTCGGTGGGCGGGCCGCCGTCCCTGGGTGATCTCGCCGCGGCGGTCACAATGTCACCGAGCCGGTTGTCGCACTTGTTCGCCGAGCACATGGGACTGCCGTACGCGACGTGGCGACGCTGGACTCGCCTGCAGTTGGCGGTCGGCACCGTGCGGGCGGGTGGAACATTGACCGAGGCCGCGCACGCCGCGGGTTTCACCGACAGCGCCCATCTGACCAATACCTGCCGCGACCTGTTCGGTATCACTCCCACCGAAGCGCTCATCGCCTCAGGCTGGCGACCACCGCCCGGAGCATAG